A single Dermacentor albipictus isolate Rhodes 1998 colony chromosome 3, USDA_Dalb.pri_finalv2, whole genome shotgun sequence DNA region contains:
- the LOC139057214 gene encoding uncharacterized protein isoform X2, translated as MASALVFLNLLVELRRPCSRAGSQRRGPMVEAPLPCQIREIVASDTLPLRQCVLRPDLVRVDYRGDELPTTAHFGAYVDGRLVGVVSAFHESLVFPEAQRMAAEPHNCAPPGAGVAADVPTDGLSTTAADLDVEPAGKLGDQQPGSESNELICDQISALSVIAPHERHEETAPAVADPTADTQPATVHDMNGACREECDPSVAPTGSKTGTDASAKVSAERPVRPPLPSVERAIQLASEASSWRIRGLAVDLPLRGRGVGSRLISTCIQHATEKRAACVWCVARCSAEPVYEKMGFQRAGQVFRLEGVGQVCYMIRALL; from the exons ATGGCGTCGGCACTTGTTTTTCTCAATTTGCTCGTCGAACTACGAAGGCCGTGCTCTCG GGCGGGCTCCCAGCGGCGCGGACCAATGGTGGAGGCGCCGCTGCCATGCCAGATCCGAGAAATCGTCGCCTCCGACACGCTCCCGCTCCGACAGTGTGTGCTCCGACCCGACCTGGTGCGCGTCGACTACCGCGGAGACGAGCTGCCGACCACCGCACACTTCGGAGCCTACGTCGACGGCCGACTGGTCGGCGTCGTGTCCGCCTTCCACGAGTCGCTCGTCTTTCCCGAAGCACAGCGGATGGCCGCCGAGCCGCATAACTGCGCGCCACCAGGTGCTGGCGTTGCGGCTGACGTCCCGACCGATGGCTTGTCAACGACAGCTGCAGATTTGGACGTCGAGCCTGCCGGAAAATTAGGCGACCAGCAACCGGGAAGCGAATCGAACGAGCTGATATGCGACCAGATTTCAGCGCTATCTGTGATCGCGCCCCACGAACGGCACGAAGAGACGGCGCCAGCGGTGGCTGATCCGACAGCAGACACGCAGCCTGCCACCGTTCATGACATGAATGGGGCCTGCCGCGAGGAATGCGATCCGAGCGTCGCGCCGACCGGCTCGAAGACGGGAACTGACGCGTCTGCGAAGGTGTCGGCGGAGCGCCCCGTGCGCCCTCCGCTGCCAAGCGTCGAGAGGGCCATCCAACTGGCCTCGGAAGCCAGCTCGTGGCGTATCCGGGGTCTAGCCGTCGATCTCCCGCTGAGGGGCCGCGGAGTTGGCTCTCGGCTCATCTCGACGTGCATCCAACACGCCACCGAGAAGCGGGCTGCCTGCGTGTGGTGCGTGGCCCGCTGCTCGGCCGAGCCCGTCTACGAGAAGATGGGCTTCCAGAGGGCCGGTCAGGTCTTTCGCCTGGAAGGCGTCGGACAAGTGTGCTACATGATTCGGGCCTTGCTCTAG
- the LOC139057214 gene encoding uncharacterized protein isoform X3: protein MVEAPLPCQIREIVASDTLPLRQCVLRPDLVRVDYRGDELPTTAHFGAYVDGRLVGVVSAFHESLVFPEAQRMAAEPHNCAPPGAGVAADVPTDGLSTTAADLDVEPAGKLGDQQPGSESNELICDQISALSVIAPHERHEETAPAVADPTADTQPATVHDMNGACREECDPSVAPTGSKTGTDASAKVSAERPVRPPLPSVERAIQLASEASSWRIRGLAVDLPLRGRGVGSRLISTCIQHATEKRAACVWCVARCSAEPVYEKMGFQRAGQVFRLEGVGQVCYMIRALL from the coding sequence ATGGTGGAGGCGCCGCTGCCATGCCAGATCCGAGAAATCGTCGCCTCCGACACGCTCCCGCTCCGACAGTGTGTGCTCCGACCCGACCTGGTGCGCGTCGACTACCGCGGAGACGAGCTGCCGACCACCGCACACTTCGGAGCCTACGTCGACGGCCGACTGGTCGGCGTCGTGTCCGCCTTCCACGAGTCGCTCGTCTTTCCCGAAGCACAGCGGATGGCCGCCGAGCCGCATAACTGCGCGCCACCAGGTGCTGGCGTTGCGGCTGACGTCCCGACCGATGGCTTGTCAACGACAGCTGCAGATTTGGACGTCGAGCCTGCCGGAAAATTAGGCGACCAGCAACCGGGAAGCGAATCGAACGAGCTGATATGCGACCAGATTTCAGCGCTATCTGTGATCGCGCCCCACGAACGGCACGAAGAGACGGCGCCAGCGGTGGCTGATCCGACAGCAGACACGCAGCCTGCCACCGTTCATGACATGAATGGGGCCTGCCGCGAGGAATGCGATCCGAGCGTCGCGCCGACCGGCTCGAAGACGGGAACTGACGCGTCTGCGAAGGTGTCGGCGGAGCGCCCCGTGCGCCCTCCGCTGCCAAGCGTCGAGAGGGCCATCCAACTGGCCTCGGAAGCCAGCTCGTGGCGTATCCGGGGTCTAGCCGTCGATCTCCCGCTGAGGGGCCGCGGAGTTGGCTCTCGGCTCATCTCGACGTGCATCCAACACGCCACCGAGAAGCGGGCTGCCTGCGTGTGGTGCGTGGCCCGCTGCTCGGCCGAGCCCGTCTACGAGAAGATGGGCTTCCAGAGGGCCGGTCAGGTCTTTCGCCTGGAAGGCGTCGGACAAGTGTGCTACATGATTCGGGCCTTGCTCTAG